A stretch of Desulfurivibrio alkaliphilus AHT 2 DNA encodes these proteins:
- a CDS encoding pentapeptide repeat-containing protein, giving the protein MKQPVTKQNPEGAAAEPPAVFHCPACDFRREVAGRHAGKTVPCPQCKTKGQVQAAAPVQAVKQAKAGRPAHRRPWLRPGRGVTVAGILLLVGAAALAGYLMGEGGKQPLASRLPFATMMIPAPPAAPAVLDDLEAREQIAMGQVQQALAGDRNLQGKDLSTLNLAGLDLRGVNFADSRLHGVNLQGANLRGADFSRADLMHADLSEADLREAKLVDANLARASLALADLGGADLRRADLSRANFSQARLRQADLRQVLFSESDFRHADARRADFREATLRQANFSGADLSRAIFSGTDLTGGVFQQANLAGAVLEGADLSRLALAGVKMVKANLAGSNLYGADLRGVDLTDASLLEADLSAADLAGARLDKAVFAGGTLHGARLLSAVARNADFRAANLTRVAAQQADFSQADFTGANLTAAVFSEAIMAGAKLLEANLTNANLDGADLTSRVSMIRGNLTNASLQKADLHGADLSNAIVTGAVLREANLRRVRLSHASLNRADLSWATIVDADLSNTDLREANLTGVNLGAGASVLQSLRSAVSLGGRMIRYDLRNANLVNANLRDADLADADLSNADLRQANLARANLSRSDLRWVNLTDADLSGAILSGASLNDADFNRAVFAEANLTRASLFNVKNLDKARMLDQAQGYEPKAGDDSRPEQSATLAALMLEEEATGGDDGRPVKIWGVDIEGAGMIAEQYQGMSELGRVIGESSNIEAALLRRQLFASAPDSIPGRPGVTFGALFAVNFIPADSPLELEIRWFGPDGRQVASQRQTVHNGRRQLISHTIPPEANNVNGLWKLRFYYQERAISEQELTVTPPAGRRS; this is encoded by the coding sequence ATGAAACAACCAGTTACCAAACAGAACCCGGAAGGGGCGGCGGCGGAGCCGCCGGCGGTTTTCCACTGCCCGGCCTGTGATTTCAGGCGGGAGGTGGCCGGGCGTCATGCCGGTAAAACCGTTCCCTGCCCGCAGTGCAAAACCAAAGGGCAGGTCCAGGCTGCAGCTCCGGTGCAGGCGGTGAAGCAGGCCAAAGCGGGACGACCGGCTCACCGGCGGCCATGGTTGCGCCCCGGGCGCGGGGTTACGGTGGCCGGGATTCTGCTGCTGGTGGGCGCTGCGGCCCTGGCCGGTTATCTGATGGGGGAGGGCGGCAAGCAACCGCTGGCCTCCAGGCTCCCCTTTGCCACCATGATGATTCCGGCCCCACCCGCGGCCCCGGCGGTGCTGGATGACCTCGAGGCCCGGGAACAGATCGCCATGGGCCAGGTGCAACAGGCCCTGGCTGGAGATCGCAATCTGCAGGGGAAAGACCTCAGCACCCTGAACCTGGCCGGGCTGGATCTGCGGGGCGTGAACTTTGCCGATAGCCGTCTGCATGGGGTTAACCTGCAAGGGGCCAACTTGCGTGGTGCTGATTTCAGCCGGGCGGACTTGATGCACGCCGACCTCAGCGAGGCAGACTTGCGGGAGGCCAAGCTGGTGGACGCCAACCTGGCGCGAGCCAGCCTGGCTTTGGCCGATTTGGGTGGGGCGGACCTGCGCCGGGCCGATCTTTCCCGGGCCAATTTCAGCCAGGCCCGCTTGCGGCAGGCGGATTTGCGGCAGGTATTGTTCAGCGAAAGCGATTTCCGCCATGCTGACGCCCGCCGGGCCGATTTTCGCGAGGCCACATTGCGGCAGGCCAATTTCAGCGGCGCCGATCTTTCCAGGGCTATTTTCAGCGGCACCGATCTTACCGGCGGGGTTTTTCAGCAGGCCAACCTGGCCGGAGCAGTTTTAGAGGGGGCCGATTTAAGCCGGCTGGCCCTGGCCGGAGTAAAGATGGTCAAAGCTAATCTAGCCGGGAGCAACCTTTATGGGGCCGATTTACGTGGGGTGGATCTCACCGACGCCAGCCTGCTGGAGGCCGATCTCAGTGCCGCCGATCTGGCCGGTGCCCGGCTGGACAAGGCGGTATTTGCCGGCGGTACCCTCCATGGGGCCCGGCTGCTGTCGGCGGTGGCCAGAAATGCCGATTTTCGGGCCGCCAATTTGACCCGGGTGGCGGCCCAGCAAGCGGATTTCAGCCAGGCCGATTTCACCGGGGCCAACCTCACCGCCGCGGTGTTCAGTGAAGCAATAATGGCCGGGGCCAAGCTGCTGGAGGCCAACCTGACCAATGCCAACCTGGATGGGGCCGACCTGACTTCCCGGGTCTCGATGATCCGGGGTAACCTGACCAACGCCTCTTTGCAGAAGGCCGACCTGCATGGGGCTGATCTCAGCAATGCCATTGTCACCGGGGCGGTGCTTCGCGAGGCTAATCTCCGGCGGGTGCGATTGAGCCATGCCTCTTTGAACCGGGCCGACCTCTCCTGGGCCACCATCGTGGATGCCGACCTGAGCAATACCGACCTGCGGGAGGCCAATCTTACCGGGGTCAACCTGGGAGCCGGGGCCTCGGTACTGCAGAGCCTGCGCAGCGCCGTTTCCCTGGGCGGCCGGATGATCCGTTACGACTTGCGCAACGCCAACCTGGTCAACGCCAACTTGCGGGATGCCGACCTGGCCGATGCCGACCTGAGCAATGCCGATCTGCGCCAGGCTAATCTCGCCCGGGCCAACCTCAGCCGGTCCGATCTGCGCTGGGTCAATCTCACCGACGCCGATCTTTCCGGGGCGATTTTAAGCGGCGCCAGCCTCAATGACGCCGATTTCAACCGGGCCGTCTTTGCCGAGGCCAACCTCACCCGGGCCAGCCTGTTCAATGTTAAAAATCTCGACAAAGCAAGAATGCTGGATCAGGCCCAGGGGTACGAGCCCAAGGCCGGTGATGATTCACGGCCCGAGCAGTCGGCCACATTGGCGGCCCTGATGCTGGAAGAAGAAGCGACCGGTGGTGATGATGGACGGCCGGTGAAGATCTGGGGGGTGGATATTGAAGGGGCCGGGATGATTGCCGAGCAGTACCAGGGGATGAGCGAACTGGGAAGGGTGATCGGTGAGTCCAGCAATATCGAGGCGGCCCTGTTGCGCCGCCAGTTGTTTGCCTCGGCCCCGGACAGCATCCCCGGCCGGCCGGGGGTTACCTTCGGGGCCCTGTTTGCGGTAAATTTCATCCCCGCCGATAGCCCGCTGGAGTTGGAAATCCGCTGGTTCGGTCCCGACGGCCGCCAGGTGGCCAGCCAGCGGCAGACGGTGCACAACGGCCGCCGCCAACTGATTTCGCATACCATCCCCCCCGAGGCGAACAACGTCAACGGTCTCTGGAAACTCCGCTTCTACTACCAGGAGCGGGCCATCAGCGAGCAGGAACTGACGGTGACCCCACCTGCCGGCCGCCGATCTTAG
- a CDS encoding transglycosylase domain-containing protein, translating into MSSPKDQKTTDQATGTAKQSAAAGRQDSRRRDPREQALKYKAFKHTFSEDAIRRGLSDKALDKKLRRSNSLVERYRHYLELRQQAGLVNLAYPWRNPFNWLMFATFFWLPRVLRWGVLTLLALLAINYIPGPTQHIVEILAARAVYDTAPIARLPASLESYAHSARIVDRQGNTIKSYGRRQVTLEVPEPARKAILACEDHYFLPHDAYPWYVNAFLIHPGVSWFNMAGAVRDTLRGTPRGASTVVMQNAKKILGNTQRTVANKLEEIILAYMMVARFGKEQNLDFYINTVPVGANIYGLPAAAESYFRKDLEELNYQQLVAIGAFIPNHFRQVAFYRIVNGRNFDELDPNLAGHARAAINKVNLALAHLHRLGEISEREYRQWRLHDEESIRNIGFRDFRSPLYGEEEWTSWNVIREVTSRSYRINGREVSGSQLLLDQPGDVVIETAIDLNLTENAKKIIDDFLNSPEYRNVLRRSNRNLWRRELARYDHLPRQAPFEDFAGFMEQLERHLNVGVIAVNQHGEIVSYVGGKEFGGAEGAANLIAAETDNTDGTDGQAASPPRPVIIDLMNRRATVTPSSTIKPVVGYYAMVAADVKPEHTFADEPVEFKYMEEEGRQIWLPRNWYDYDQRGSGNNRYRGRQYSLTEAQVLSVNTIFARLYTNRLVQNAMLSAFDRLGLEYNREDARYWPFGIGATDLPVQQWLAVYNAFLDGFYREPTFVSRITVNDRVIYQRAEDPALRPLPLFDARREREASLKILHEVVSRGTGVAMRDNFPYFRNLVSGKTGTAPQGRSSLFVSHFNPQRDRGRYQDETLTMMVLFTTNTGGFKSVGMSSEGPVKVAGEIYNHLFQQRLQEMMDRKIDQARQDNAHFRNNHVYWANVNRYLDTLLNDRCPDSRHHIHEYVVGVDGFAEAVEQILSPNNQIYTGRDEIFNALVRYYCDQERIIRID; encoded by the coding sequence GTGAGCAGCCCCAAAGATCAAAAAACCACCGACCAGGCAACCGGCACCGCCAAACAATCTGCGGCCGCCGGCCGGCAGGACTCGCGCCGGCGTGACCCCCGGGAACAGGCCCTCAAATACAAGGCCTTCAAACACACCTTTTCCGAGGACGCCATCCGCCGCGGTTTAAGCGACAAGGCCCTGGACAAAAAATTGCGTCGCAGCAACAGCCTGGTGGAACGCTACCGGCATTACCTGGAGTTGCGCCAGCAGGCCGGGCTTGTCAACCTGGCCTACCCCTGGCGCAACCCCTTCAACTGGCTGATGTTCGCCACTTTTTTCTGGCTGCCGCGCGTGCTGCGCTGGGGGGTGCTGACCCTGCTGGCTTTGCTGGCCATCAATTACATCCCAGGCCCCACTCAGCATATTGTGGAAATCCTGGCCGCCCGGGCCGTCTACGACACCGCTCCCATCGCCCGTCTGCCCGCCAGCCTGGAAAGCTATGCCCATTCGGCCCGGATTGTCGACCGCCAGGGCAATACCATCAAGTCTTACGGGCGGCGCCAGGTTACCCTGGAGGTGCCGGAACCGGCCAGAAAAGCGATCCTGGCCTGTGAAGACCACTACTTCCTGCCCCACGATGCTTATCCCTGGTATGTTAATGCCTTCCTGATTCACCCCGGGGTAAGTTGGTTCAACATGGCCGGTGCCGTCCGCGACACCCTGCGCGGCACCCCCCGCGGGGCCAGCACCGTGGTCATGCAGAACGCCAAAAAGATTCTGGGCAATACCCAGCGGACGGTGGCCAACAAGCTGGAGGAGATCATCCTGGCCTACATGATGGTGGCCCGTTTCGGCAAAGAGCAGAACCTGGATTTTTATATCAACACCGTGCCGGTGGGGGCCAATATTTACGGCCTGCCGGCGGCCGCCGAGAGCTATTTCCGCAAAGACCTGGAGGAACTTAACTACCAGCAACTGGTGGCCATCGGCGCTTTCATTCCCAACCACTTCCGCCAGGTCGCCTTTTACCGGATCGTCAACGGGCGGAATTTCGACGAGCTGGACCCCAACCTGGCCGGCCATGCCCGGGCCGCCATCAACAAGGTCAACCTGGCCCTTGCTCATCTCCACCGCCTGGGGGAGATCAGTGAGCGCGAATACCGGCAGTGGCGCTTGCACGACGAGGAATCGATCCGCAACATCGGCTTCCGCGACTTTCGCTCACCCTTGTACGGCGAAGAGGAGTGGACCTCGTGGAACGTTATCCGGGAAGTAACCTCACGGAGCTACCGGATCAACGGCCGCGAAGTCAGCGGCAGCCAACTGCTGCTGGACCAGCCGGGCGATGTGGTCATCGAAACCGCCATCGACCTTAACCTTACGGAAAACGCCAAAAAGATCATTGACGACTTTCTAAACTCGCCTGAATATCGCAATGTCCTGCGCCGCAGCAACCGCAATCTGTGGCGGCGGGAACTGGCACGCTACGACCACCTGCCCCGCCAGGCCCCTTTCGAAGATTTTGCCGGCTTTATGGAGCAGCTTGAACGGCACCTTAATGTCGGCGTCATCGCCGTCAATCAGCACGGAGAAATAGTCTCTTACGTGGGCGGCAAGGAGTTTGGCGGCGCCGAGGGGGCCGCCAACCTGATCGCCGCCGAAACGGACAATACCGACGGAACCGATGGCCAGGCCGCCTCCCCGCCCCGCCCGGTGATCATCGACCTGATGAACCGCCGGGCCACCGTAACGCCATCCTCCACCATCAAGCCGGTGGTGGGTTACTACGCCATGGTGGCCGCCGATGTTAAACCGGAGCACACCTTTGCCGACGAGCCGGTGGAGTTCAAGTACATGGAGGAAGAAGGGCGGCAGATCTGGCTGCCCCGCAACTGGTACGACTACGACCAGCGCGGCAGCGGCAACAACCGTTATCGCGGCCGGCAATACAGCCTGACCGAGGCCCAGGTGCTGTCGGTAAATACCATCTTCGCCCGGCTCTACACCAACCGCCTGGTGCAAAACGCCATGCTCAGCGCCTTCGACCGCCTCGGCCTGGAGTACAACCGGGAAGATGCCCGCTACTGGCCCTTCGGCATCGGCGCCACCGACCTGCCGGTGCAACAGTGGCTGGCGGTTTACAACGCCTTTCTGGACGGCTTTTACCGGGAACCGACCTTTGTCAGCCGAATCACGGTCAACGACCGGGTGATCTACCAGCGAGCCGAAGACCCGGCCTTGCGCCCCCTGCCGCTTTTCGATGCCCGGCGGGAGCGGGAGGCCAGCCTGAAAATTTTACATGAAGTGGTCAGCCGGGGCACCGGCGTAGCCATGCGGGACAACTTCCCTTACTTCCGCAACCTGGTTTCCGGCAAAACCGGCACCGCCCCCCAGGGGCGCTCCTCGCTGTTTGTCAGCCACTTCAACCCGCAGCGGGACCGCGGCCGTTACCAGGATGAAACCCTGACCATGATGGTGCTTTTCACCACCAATACCGGCGGCTTTAAAAGTGTGGGAATGTCCAGCGAAGGCCCGGTTAAAGTGGCCGGCGAGATTTACAACCACCTTTTTCAGCAACGCCTGCAAGAGATGATGGACCGCAAAATCGACCAGGCCCGCCAGGACAACGCCCATTTTCGCAACAACCACGTCTACTGGGCCAACGTCAACCGGTACCTGGACACGCTGCTTAACGACCGTTGCCCGGACAGCCGCCACCATATCCATGAATACGTGGTGGGAGTTGACGGCTTTGCCGAGGCGGTGGAACAGATCCTGAGCCCCAACAACCAGATTTATACCGGCCGGGACGAAATTTTCAACGCTCTGGTCCGCTACTATTGCGACCAGGAACGCATAATCCGTATCGACTAA
- a CDS encoding SEC-C metal-binding domain-containing protein — protein sequence MAKIGRNDPCPCGSGKKFKKCCLEKQRLAGRTPAAASQPPSLTGEIKTLQEAAAGRQVLFKTLGVFVLFTTQPGDAWVLEVTEMDAVQVAREGEAIAVEIEETPETLEINWTHRFQLTDKGRKLELESYADQGTSTIPQCPTQQIRAAVKKIKSRLSPELLESIHLQQQQEEENALRRGVKSSSRS from the coding sequence ATGGCTAAAATAGGACGCAACGACCCCTGCCCTTGCGGCAGCGGCAAGAAATTCAAAAAATGCTGCCTGGAAAAACAGCGCCTGGCAGGGCGCACCCCGGCCGCGGCCAGCCAGCCGCCGTCACTGACCGGCGAGATCAAGACCCTGCAGGAAGCCGCCGCGGGCCGGCAGGTGCTCTTTAAAACCCTGGGGGTTTTTGTGCTCTTCACCACCCAACCGGGTGATGCCTGGGTGCTGGAGGTTACCGAGATGGACGCAGTGCAGGTGGCCCGAGAAGGCGAAGCCATCGCGGTGGAAATCGAGGAGACCCCCGAGACCCTGGAGATCAACTGGACCCACCGCTTCCAGCTTACCGACAAAGGCCGGAAGCTGGAGCTGGAAAGTTATGCCGATCAGGGCACGAGCACCATTCCCCAGTGCCCCACCCAGCAGATCCGGGCCGCCGTGAAAAAGATCAAGTCCCGGCTCTCGCCGGAGTTGCTGGAGTCGATCCACCTGCAGCAACAGCAGGAAGAAGAAAATGCGCTGAGGCGAGGGGTTAAAAGTAGTAGCCGAAGTTGA
- a CDS encoding BCCT family transporter, producing MNPPVFILSAVLTVTFVTFAMVATETAGTLFDATQSWIIESAGWFYVLAVAGFLVFVVGLAVSGHGRVKLGSDHSEPDYSYWSWFAMLFSAGMGIGLMFFGVAEPVMHYVSPPVGDAETAEAAKQSMRITFFHWGVHAWAIYAVVALSLAYFSFRQGLPLTIRSAFYPLIGERIYGPIGHAVDIFAVLGTIFGVATSLGFGVIQINSGLNYLFSVPSTVGVQVILIAVITAIATVSVALGLDAGIRRLSLLNMILAAALLAFVLVAGPTVFLLQTMVQNTGMYISSLFEMTFNLYAYEPTDWIGGWTLFYWGWWIAWAPFVGMFIARVSRGRTIREFVVGVLLVPVGFTFMWMTFFGDTALHMIMIQGLAALSEAVAADTSVALFQFFEHLPLSSITALIATLLVITFFVTSSDSGSLVVDILTSGGADESHTWQRIFWALVEGVVAAALLLAGGLAALQTATIASALPFTVIMILMCWGLLRALQIEGVKRVSLREARVMPRGPHAALSWKQRLRTLIHQPSKREVREFLETVVKPALHEVADEFRRQQLDARVEEGEDGRVWVEVRHAAEDDVDFLYSVRPRPYEAPTLVMRDTRASRAEALKYYRAEVHLLEGGQDYDIMGWSKDYVISDVLEQYERHVHFLQAVR from the coding sequence ATGAACCCTCCGGTTTTTATTCTGTCCGCCGTGCTTACGGTGACCTTCGTCACCTTCGCCATGGTGGCCACCGAAACCGCCGGGACCCTGTTTGATGCCACCCAGAGCTGGATTATCGAGTCCGCCGGCTGGTTTTACGTACTGGCGGTGGCCGGTTTTTTGGTCTTTGTCGTCGGCCTGGCGGTTTCCGGGCATGGCCGGGTAAAGCTGGGCAGTGACCACAGCGAGCCCGATTACAGCTACTGGTCCTGGTTTGCCATGCTCTTTTCCGCCGGGATGGGGATCGGGCTGATGTTTTTCGGGGTGGCGGAACCGGTAATGCACTACGTCAGCCCACCGGTGGGCGATGCGGAAACCGCCGAGGCGGCCAAGCAGTCCATGCGGATCACCTTTTTTCACTGGGGGGTTCATGCCTGGGCCATTTACGCGGTGGTGGCCCTGTCGCTGGCCTACTTTTCCTTCCGCCAGGGCCTGCCCCTGACCATCCGCTCGGCTTTTTACCCGTTGATCGGCGAGCGGATTTACGGCCCCATCGGCCACGCGGTGGATATTTTTGCGGTGCTGGGGACCATTTTCGGGGTGGCCACCTCCCTTGGCTTCGGGGTGATCCAGATCAACTCGGGTTTGAACTATCTCTTTTCGGTGCCCAGCACGGTGGGGGTGCAGGTGATCCTGATTGCGGTGATCACCGCCATTGCCACTGTCTCGGTGGCCCTGGGGCTGGACGCCGGCATTCGCCGCCTTTCTCTGCTCAACATGATCCTGGCCGCCGCCCTGCTGGCCTTTGTACTGGTGGCCGGGCCCACGGTTTTTCTGCTCCAGACCATGGTCCAGAACACCGGGATGTATATATCCTCGCTGTTTGAAATGACCTTCAACCTGTATGCCTATGAGCCCACCGACTGGATCGGCGGCTGGACCCTGTTTTACTGGGGCTGGTGGATTGCCTGGGCCCCCTTTGTCGGCATGTTCATCGCCCGGGTTTCCAGGGGGCGCACCATCCGGGAGTTTGTGGTCGGGGTGTTGCTGGTGCCGGTGGGTTTTACCTTCATGTGGATGACCTTTTTCGGCGATACCGCCCTGCACATGATCATGATCCAGGGGCTTGCCGCCCTCTCCGAGGCGGTGGCGGCGGATACCTCGGTGGCGCTCTTTCAATTCTTCGAGCACCTGCCCCTTTCATCCATCACCGCCTTAATTGCCACCCTGCTGGTCATCACCTTTTTTGTCACCTCGTCGGACTCCGGCTCACTGGTGGTGGATATCCTGACTTCCGGCGGGGCGGATGAATCGCACACCTGGCAGCGGATTTTCTGGGCCCTGGTGGAAGGGGTGGTGGCTGCGGCGCTGCTGCTGGCCGGTGGCCTGGCGGCCCTGCAGACCGCCACCATCGCCAGCGCCCTGCCTTTTACGGTAATCATGATCCTGATGTGCTGGGGGCTGTTGCGGGCCCTGCAGATCGAGGGGGTTAAAAGGGTCAGCCTGCGCGAAGCCCGGGTGATGCCCCGGGGACCCCATGCGGCGCTGAGTTGGAAACAGCGGCTGCGGACCCTGATCCATCAGCCCAGCAAAAGGGAGGTCAGGGAGTTTCTCGAGACGGTGGTCAAGCCGGCGCTGCATGAGGTGGCCGATGAGTTTCGCCGGCAGCAGCTTGACGCCCGGGTGGAAGAAGGCGAGGACGGCCGGGTCTGGGTCGAGGTGCGACATGCCGCCGAAGATGATGTCGACTTCCTGTATTCGGTGCGCCCCCGCCCCTATGAAGCACCCACCCTGGTCATGCGCGACACCCGTGCCAGCCGGGCGGAGGCCCTGAAGTATTACCGGGCCGAGGTTCATCTGCTGGAAGGGGGGCAGGATTACGACATCATGGGCTGGAGCAAGGATTATGTGATCAGTGACGTGCTTGAGCAGTACGAACGGCATGTCCATTTTCTCCAGGCGGTGCGCTAG
- a CDS encoding YqgE/AlgH family protein produces the protein MDSLQGQFLIATPQMSDPRFMETVIYLCAHNDEGAMGLIINQPLKDVQLEDIFRNAEIPLPSSPLGPVYLGGPVETSHVFVIYSVDYQIGNQLRVSSTISLTRDPRLFYDLAAGDGPQHYLVTLGYAGWGPGQLEAELSVDGWLVLPALDEIIFATPDHRKWRQAALAHGVDIGLFGSVSGSA, from the coding sequence GTGGACAGCCTGCAAGGTCAGTTTTTAATTGCCACCCCCCAGATGTCCGATCCCCGTTTCATGGAAACGGTGATTTATCTTTGCGCCCACAACGATGAAGGGGCCATGGGGCTGATCATCAACCAGCCGCTTAAAGATGTGCAACTGGAGGATATCTTCCGCAACGCCGAGATTCCCCTGCCCAGCAGTCCGCTGGGGCCGGTTTACCTGGGCGGGCCGGTGGAAACCAGCCATGTTTTTGTGATCTATTCCGTCGATTATCAAATCGGCAATCAGCTGCGGGTAAGTTCCACCATCTCCCTGACCCGAGACCCGCGCTTGTTTTACGACCTGGCCGCCGGCGATGGGCCGCAGCATTATCTGGTCACCCTGGGTTATGCCGGCTGGGGGCCGGGGCAGTTGGAGGCCGAACTGAGTGTTGACGGCTGGCTGGTGCTGCCGGCCCTCGACGAAATCATCTTTGCCACCCCCGACCACCGTAAATGGCGGCAGGCAGCGCTGGCGCACGGCGTTGATATCGGCCTGTTCGGCAGTGTCAGCGGCTCTGCCTGA
- the glgB gene encoding 1,4-alpha-glucan branching protein GlgB encodes MTHPLSSDFERIINSDHHDPFQVLGFHLQDGELPAAVVRCFQPAASQVFLLIQGERREMYKVRDEGIFEFSLPGCREFFPYRLEAHYPDGASHQFEDPYRFWPQLSDFDRYLLNNGTHYQLYDKLGAHPVTIDGINGTIFRVWAPNARRISVLGNFNFWDGRLHQMRVLGGSGIWELFIPEVGAGEPYKFEIRTQQGDILEKADPCQFFSEIRPKSASVVWDTGNFQWSDDEWLAKRRESSSYRQPLSIYEMHLGSWRRDPADPSRFLSYREIADVLIPYLLEMGFTHVEFLPVAEHPLDESWGYQVIGFYAVTSRFGTPDDFAYLVNECHRHGIGVILDWVPSHFPTDGHGLSRFDGTCLYEHEDPRKGAHQEWGTLVFNYSRAEVANFMIANALFWLERYHIDGLRVDAVASMLYLDYGRQEGEWLPNEYGGRENIEAIEFLKHLNSIVYDRHPDIMMIAEESTSYFGVSKPTDCGGLGFGYKWNMGWMNDTLSFFQYDSLFRKYHHSALTFSLLYAFSENFILPLSHDEVVHGKRSLLNKMPGDNWQKFANLRLLLFFLWTHPGKKLLFMGGEFGQLSEWYCKVSLDWHLLEEGEKHRQLQHFVRDLNHFYRRNPALWDDDFSPAGFQWLDFNDVDNSIISFARFTENREKFVICLLNFTPQVHYNYKLGVPRGGRYREVFNSDLAAAGGSGVSNPEPLESINEPCGQAPEHLLVKVPPLGGVIFKLEEDP; translated from the coding sequence ATGACCCATCCCTTGTCTTCCGATTTCGAGCGGATCATCAACTCCGACCACCACGACCCCTTTCAAGTCCTGGGCTTTCACCTGCAAGACGGCGAGCTGCCCGCAGCGGTGGTGCGCTGCTTTCAACCCGCCGCCAGCCAGGTTTTTCTGCTGATCCAGGGAGAACGCCGGGAGATGTACAAGGTCCGCGATGAAGGCATTTTTGAATTCAGCCTGCCCGGCTGCCGGGAATTTTTCCCCTACCGGCTGGAGGCCCACTACCCCGACGGTGCCAGCCACCAGTTCGAGGATCCTTACCGTTTCTGGCCGCAGTTGAGCGACTTCGACCGTTATCTGCTCAACAACGGCACCCACTACCAGCTTTACGACAAGCTGGGGGCGCACCCGGTCACCATCGACGGCATCAACGGCACCATTTTCCGTGTCTGGGCCCCCAACGCCCGCCGAATCAGCGTGCTGGGCAATTTCAACTTCTGGGACGGCCGCCTGCACCAAATGCGGGTGCTGGGCGGTTCGGGGATCTGGGAGCTTTTTATCCCGGAAGTCGGGGCCGGCGAGCCTTACAAGTTTGAAATTCGCACCCAGCAGGGCGACATCCTGGAAAAAGCCGATCCTTGCCAGTTTTTCAGCGAGATTCGCCCCAAGAGTGCGTCGGTGGTATGGGACACCGGCAATTTCCAGTGGAGCGACGATGAATGGCTGGCCAAGCGCCGGGAAAGCTCCAGCTACCGCCAGCCCCTGTCCATTTACGAGATGCACCTGGGCTCCTGGCGCCGGGACCCGGCGGACCCTTCCCGCTTTCTCTCCTACCGGGAAATCGCCGATGTCCTGATCCCTTATCTGCTGGAGATGGGCTTTACCCACGTGGAGTTTCTACCGGTGGCCGAGCATCCCCTGGATGAATCCTGGGGCTACCAGGTAATCGGCTTTTACGCGGTGACCAGCCGTTTCGGCACTCCGGACGATTTCGCCTACCTGGTCAACGAATGTCACCGCCACGGGATCGGGGTGATCCTGGACTGGGTACCCTCCCACTTCCCCACCGACGGTCACGGGTTGAGCCGCTTTGACGGCACCTGCCTCTACGAACATGAAGACCCCCGCAAAGGAGCCCACCAGGAATGGGGCACCCTGGTGTTCAACTACAGCCGGGCCGAGGTGGCCAATTTCATGATCGCCAACGCCCTGTTCTGGCTTGAACGTTACCACATCGACGGCCTGCGGGTGGATGCGGTGGCCTCCATGCTTTACCTGGATTACGGCCGCCAGGAGGGAGAATGGCTGCCCAACGAATATGGCGGCCGGGAAAACATCGAGGCCATCGAATTCCTCAAGCACCTCAACAGCATCGTTTACGACCGGCACCCGGATATTATGATGATCGCCGAGGAGTCCACCAGCTATTTCGGGGTTTCCAAGCCCACCGACTGTGGCGGGCTGGGGTTTGGCTACAAGTGGAACATGGGCTGGATGAACGACACCTTGAGTTTCTTCCAGTATGACTCCCTGTTTCGCAAATACCACCATAGCGCCCTGACCTTTTCCCTGCTCTATGCCTTCAGTGAAAATTTTATCCTGCCGTTGTCTCACGACGAGGTGGTCCACGGCAAGCGCTCCCTGCTCAACAAGATGCCCGGCGACAACTGGCAGAAATTTGCCAACCTGCGCCTGCTGCTCTTTTTCCTCTGGACCCATCCCGGCAAGAAACTACTGTTCATGGGCGGTGAGTTTGGTCAACTGTCCGAGTGGTACTGCAAGGTCAGCCTGGACTGGCACCTGTTGGAGGAAGGGGAAAAACACCGTCAGTTACAGCATTTTGTCCGGGACTTGAACCATTTTTACCGCCGCAACCCGGCCCTGTGGGACGACGACTTCTCGCCGGCGGGTTTTCAGTGGCTGGATTTCAACGATGTCGACAATTCCATCATCAGTTTTGCCCGTTTCACCGAAAACCGGGAAAAATTTGTGATCTGCCTGCTGAACTTCACCCCCCAGGTGCATTATAATTACAAGCTTGGCGTTCCCCGGGGCGGCCGGTACCGGGAGGTTTTCAACTCGGACCTGGCCGCAGCGGGCGGCAGCGGGGTAAGCAACCCGGAACCGCTGGAGAGTATCAACGAACCCTGCGGCCAGGCCCCTGAACATCTGCTGGTTAAAGTGCCGCCGCTGGGAGGCGTCATCTTTAAACTGGAGGAAGACCCATGA